The Niallia alba genome includes a window with the following:
- the ligD gene encoding DNA ligase D produces the protein MHSAGFFISSYHKKTGTFGVSVCLNKHIIAVGSFKKGLKKEEKTALISIIQEHYKIEDDDFYYMEPGICVELQFSSFEQQKIINPIFKKFLYNQNWQDCKLENILETDGTTITHPDKPLFPDTSITKLDYILYLKEISPYFLPFLQNRLLTTIRFPHGLFGESFYQKQCPDYAPSYVETSMHEGIQYIVCNNLETLLWLGNQLAFEFHIPFETIYSDYMPSEIVFDLDPPSVEHFHMAIQAAKALQQILDRLQLLSFLKISGNKGIQVYLPLPEKTFTYEEVRLFTEFIANYMIVENPELFTIERLKKNRKNRLYIDYIQHSEGKTIIAPYSIRGNKGGFVACPLEWNELTDDLHPSHFSMNVVLQRLHKGINPFAHYFEVKEKQPFRQVLEVLSNPHNSKGSID, from the coding sequence ATGCATTCAGCTGGATTTTTTATTAGTAGCTATCATAAAAAAACAGGAACATTTGGTGTTAGCGTCTGTTTAAATAAACACATTATCGCTGTCGGCTCTTTTAAAAAGGGATTAAAAAAAGAAGAAAAAACAGCTCTTATATCTATCATACAAGAACATTATAAAATAGAGGATGACGACTTTTATTATATGGAACCAGGAATATGCGTAGAATTACAATTTTCCTCCTTCGAACAACAAAAGATAATTAATCCAATTTTTAAGAAGTTTTTATATAATCAAAACTGGCAAGACTGTAAGTTAGAAAATATTCTGGAAACAGATGGTACTACTATTACCCATCCTGATAAACCTCTTTTTCCCGATACGTCCATTACTAAACTCGATTATATTTTGTATTTAAAAGAAATCAGCCCCTACTTTCTTCCTTTTTTACAAAATCGCCTACTAACAACGATCCGTTTTCCCCATGGTCTATTTGGAGAATCTTTCTATCAAAAACAATGCCCAGATTATGCCCCTTCCTATGTAGAAACATCTATGCATGAAGGGATTCAATATATTGTTTGTAATAACCTAGAAACTCTTTTATGGTTAGGAAATCAATTAGCGTTTGAATTTCATATTCCATTTGAAACCATCTATTCGGATTATATGCCATCTGAAATTGTGTTTGATCTTGATCCGCCGTCTGTTGAACATTTTCATATGGCAATTCAAGCTGCAAAAGCTCTTCAACAGATTCTTGATCGCTTGCAGCTTTTATCCTTTTTAAAAATATCAGGAAATAAAGGCATTCAAGTGTATTTACCACTTCCTGAAAAAACATTCACTTACGAAGAAGTACGTTTGTTCACAGAATTTATTGCTAACTATATGATTGTTGAGAATCCAGAACTTTTCACCATTGAAAGATTGAAAAAAAACCGCAAAAACAGATTATATATTGACTATATCCAGCATAGCGAGGGCAAGACAATTATTGCTCCCTATTCCATTCGCGGTAATAAAGGCGGATTTGTTGCATGTCCACTTGAATGGAATGAATTAACAGATGATTTACATCCTAGTCACTTTTCCATGAATGTAGTATTGCAAAGATTGCATAAAGGAATCAACCCATTTGCTCATTATTTTGAAGTAAAAGAAAAACAACCATTCCGTCAAGTACTAGAAGTATTAAGCAATCCACATAATAGTAAAGGGAGTATCGATTAA
- a CDS encoding phosphatase PAP2 family protein: MERKITTKYIVSMIAIILIFCSLFYVIAKHVTSTDILSFDNTIIKFIQSFISSDLTMWVGRITFLGSVFFIAVAIAIIAALLLWKKKYALAIFIVSVNGLGALLNKLLKWLFKRERPDILPVIIEKGYSFPSGHSMGSLIFFGSCAYLCIHIVKSTGKKVVAYIIASLFILLIGVSRIYLGVHYPTDVVGGYAIGIAYSAVCILAFRLYEYKAKR, encoded by the coding sequence ATGGAAAGAAAAATTACGACAAAGTATATAGTATCAATGATTGCGATTATCCTAATTTTTTGTAGTCTTTTTTATGTGATTGCAAAACATGTGACTAGTACTGATATCCTTTCATTTGATAATACTATCATCAAGTTTATTCAGTCTTTTATTTCAAGCGATTTAACAATGTGGGTTGGACGAATTACATTTTTAGGATCTGTATTCTTTATCGCTGTTGCAATAGCAATTATAGCGGCTCTTTTGTTATGGAAAAAAAAATATGCGTTAGCTATTTTTATCGTTTCAGTAAATGGTCTTGGCGCACTTTTAAATAAGTTGCTTAAATGGTTATTTAAAAGAGAGCGTCCAGATATTTTGCCTGTTATAATAGAGAAAGGCTATAGTTTCCCTAGTGGACATTCAATGGGCTCCCTTATTTTCTTTGGCTCATGTGCATATCTGTGTATACATATTGTAAAATCAACTGGGAAGAAAGTAGTGGCGTATATAATCGCCAGTTTATTTATCCTGCTAATCGGTGTAAGCAGAATATATTTAGGGGTCCATTATCCGACAGATGTTGTCGGTGGATATGCAATAGGGATTGCTTATTCAGCAGTTTGTATTTTAGCTTTTCGTCTCTATGAATATAAAGCGAAGCGGTGA
- the glpK gene encoding glycerol kinase GlpK, protein MEKFILSLDQGTTSSRAIIFNKKGEIVHVAQKEFTQIFPKPGWVEHNANEIWGSILAVIATVLSESDIKPEQIEGIGITNQRETAVVWDKNTGVPIYNAIVWQSRQTNGICEELKEQGYNQLFRDKTGLLIDAYFAGTKVKWILDHVDGARQKAEDGELLFGTIDTWLIWKLSGGKAHVTDYTNASRTLMFNIYDLKWDEELLEILTVPKSMLPEVKGSSEIYAYTVEGHFFGKQIPIAGVAGDQQAALFGQACFEAGMAKNTYGTGCFMLMNTGEKAVKSDHGLLTTIAWGIDGKVNYALEGSIFVAGSAIQWLRDGLRMLKDAKDSEDYASRVDSTDGVYLVPAFVGLGTPYWDSDVRGAMFGVTRGTTKEHFIRATLESLAYQTKDVLSAMESDSNIQVKTLRADGGAVRNNFLMQFQGDLLNVPVERPVVNETTALGAAYLAGLAVGYWKDQNEIAEQWSLDRSFEPKMAEETREELYNGWKKAVKATMAFK, encoded by the coding sequence ATGGAAAAATTTATTTTATCACTAGATCAGGGGACAACAAGTTCAAGAGCAATTATTTTTAATAAAAAAGGGGAAATAGTTCATGTAGCCCAAAAGGAATTTACGCAAATTTTTCCTAAGCCAGGTTGGGTAGAACATAATGCAAATGAAATTTGGGGTTCTATTCTGGCTGTGATTGCAACCGTTTTATCTGAATCAGATATTAAACCAGAACAAATAGAAGGAATTGGGATTACTAATCAGCGTGAAACAGCAGTTGTTTGGGATAAGAATACTGGAGTTCCAATCTATAATGCTATTGTATGGCAATCAAGACAAACAAATGGGATATGCGAAGAGTTGAAGGAGCAAGGATATAATCAACTTTTCCGTGACAAAACAGGGCTTTTAATCGATGCCTATTTTGCTGGAACGAAAGTTAAGTGGATTTTAGATCATGTAGATGGTGCAAGACAAAAAGCAGAAGATGGTGAGTTGTTATTTGGGACGATTGATACATGGCTCATTTGGAAATTGTCTGGAGGGAAAGCTCATGTAACAGACTATACCAATGCTTCTCGTACGTTGATGTTTAATATTTATGATTTAAAATGGGATGAAGAGTTACTAGAAATTTTAACTGTTCCAAAATCAATGTTGCCGGAAGTAAAAGGATCATCAGAAATTTATGCTTATACGGTGGAAGGGCATTTCTTTGGGAAGCAAATTCCGATCGCTGGTGTAGCAGGAGATCAACAAGCAGCTTTATTCGGTCAGGCATGTTTTGAAGCAGGAATGGCAAAGAATACGTATGGAACAGGTTGCTTTATGTTAATGAATACTGGAGAAAAAGCTGTGAAGTCAGATCATGGTTTATTAACAACAATTGCATGGGGAATAGATGGAAAAGTGAATTATGCGCTTGAGGGAAGTATATTTGTCGCAGGTTCTGCTATCCAATGGCTACGAGACGGGCTAAGGATGTTAAAGGATGCAAAAGATAGTGAAGATTATGCAAGCAGAGTAGATTCTACGGATGGAGTCTATTTAGTTCCGGCATTCGTTGGTCTTGGTACTCCATATTGGGACAGCGATGTTCGTGGAGCTATGTTCGGCGTAACTAGAGGAACAACAAAGGAGCATTTTATTCGTGCAACACTTGAATCACTCGCTTATCAAACGAAAGATGTTCTTTCTGCTATGGAATCAGATTCGAATATTCAAGTAAAAACATTAAGAGCAGACGGGGGAGCTGTGCGAAACAATTTCTTAATGCAATTCCAAGGAGATTTATTAAATGTGCCAGTGGAAAGACCGGTTGTAAATGAAACAACTGCGTTAGGGGCAGCTTATCTTGCAGGTTTGGCAGTTGGCTACTGGAAGGATCAAAATGAAATTGCGGAGCAATGGAGTCTTGATCGCTCATTTGAACCAAAAATGGCGGAAGAGACAAGAGAAGAATTATATAATGGATGGAAGAAAGCGGTTAAAGCAACAATGGCTTTTAAATAA
- a CDS encoding ISLre2 family transposase, with amino-acid sequence MNQCNTKMPSLKELEKTLFRTLQMTFQEILVQTLENWDLEIAQQRDKRRFALRDKREIRVDTAFGAVELKRNYYFDRVTKKYICLLDHYLQFQGNKGFSPLLEEWGLELATNGSSYRKAVETFEQFLGYSAMSHEALRQHLLHTSVLPAKEKRPFQKVLFVEVDGLYVKSQEKKKRGWELKFAAVHEGWKENGKRVRLRNKRHFLYEEKEPFWEAFETFLQNHYAYDPTQTLLIINGDGAGWITACREYFRERAFFTMDRFHVARSMKQLMKSHPRYRYMKRALKNYQVETLLLELNSAVGTMDTPEEEEKLAHFLGFLTHHQETIKDYRSWLQEKGVDTTAYRPMGSAEAMMNQLAKRLKNGRAWSKKGVMSMARLWIGLKDDLSIQTIYGKWEKATEKSKKEHRPKRKIPTKLVTETVRQNMPYLNQAIGKPVHFALQGLKGF; translated from the coding sequence ATGAATCAATGTAACACAAAAATGCCATCATTAAAAGAATTGGAAAAAACTTTATTTCGAACACTACAAATGACCTTTCAAGAAATCCTTGTTCAAACATTAGAAAATTGGGATCTAGAGATTGCTCAGCAACGAGACAAAAGAAGATTTGCTTTACGAGATAAACGAGAAATACGAGTAGATACAGCGTTTGGAGCAGTGGAGCTGAAGCGTAATTATTATTTCGATCGTGTAACCAAAAAATATATTTGTCTGTTAGATCATTATTTACAGTTTCAAGGGAATAAAGGGTTTAGTCCACTATTAGAAGAATGGGGGCTAGAATTAGCGACAAATGGTTCCTCCTATCGAAAGGCGGTGGAAACGTTCGAACAATTTTTAGGCTATTCGGCGATGAGCCACGAAGCATTACGGCAACATCTTCTTCATACAAGCGTACTTCCCGCTAAGGAAAAACGTCCTTTTCAAAAGGTGTTGTTTGTCGAAGTAGATGGATTATATGTGAAGAGTCAAGAAAAGAAAAAGCGTGGATGGGAGTTGAAATTCGCCGCTGTACATGAGGGATGGAAAGAAAACGGAAAGCGAGTCAGGCTCCGAAATAAAAGGCATTTTCTCTATGAAGAAAAAGAACCCTTTTGGGAAGCTTTTGAAACATTCTTACAGAATCATTATGCGTATGATCCAACCCAAACCTTGCTTATTATTAATGGCGATGGAGCAGGCTGGATAACGGCATGTCGGGAGTATTTTCGGGAACGCGCCTTTTTCACCATGGACCGTTTTCATGTCGCTCGTTCGATGAAGCAACTAATGAAGAGCCATCCTCGATACCGCTACATGAAAAGAGCGTTAAAAAACTACCAGGTAGAAACATTACTTCTAGAGTTGAATAGCGCAGTAGGAACAATGGATACACCAGAAGAAGAAGAAAAACTAGCGCATTTCCTCGGCTTTTTAACGCATCATCAGGAAACCATAAAAGATTACCGTAGTTGGTTACAGGAGAAAGGCGTGGACACGACAGCGTATCGTCCAATGGGAAGTGCAGAAGCAATGATGAATCAATTAGCCAAACGATTAAAAAATGGAAGAGCATGGAGCAAAAAAGGCGTCATGAGCATGGCACGTTTGTGGATTGGGTTGAAGGATGATCTATCTATCCAAACGATATATGGAAAATGGGAAAAAGCCACGGAAAAATCAAAGAAAGAGCATCGACCGAAAAGAAAAATACCCACAAAATTAGTAACAGAAACCGTGCGTCAGAACATGCCATACTTAAATCAAGCGATTGGAAAACCCGTTCACTTTGCCTTACAGGGATTAAAAGGTTTTTAA
- the dapF gene encoding diaminopimelate epimerase produces the protein MNIKITKCHGSGNDFLIIDEISNAYQFTEEERAQLAIALCDRQSSLGADGILFVMPSSVAHARMRVFNADGSEASMCGNGIRCVARYVCELLQVEEAVIETMKANLEVKNETDIYPNIPTYLVEISPVSFHTKDLPLQVSTDTLINEKITGLNQDLLFTALAVPNPHLITLVNKAVLESDIQEGLSKYVNGPNEYFPDGVNVSFVSILDKGSIYVRTYERGVGFTNACGTAMSASTLVSILNGYNEENSYVDVYNNGGKVRCYVHNQNNQYRIDLIGNATYVYRADVTFDWNALDGFEVANKQYFEAEAIQYKKLQDEAKKYVETHLK, from the coding sequence ATGAATATAAAGATAACAAAATGTCATGGTAGTGGCAATGACTTTTTAATTATAGATGAGATTTCGAATGCCTATCAGTTTACAGAGGAAGAAAGAGCACAATTAGCTATAGCATTATGTGACAGGCAGTCTTCTTTAGGTGCAGACGGAATTCTTTTTGTCATGCCAAGTAGCGTTGCTCATGCTAGAATGAGAGTATTTAATGCAGATGGATCCGAAGCATCTATGTGTGGAAATGGCATTCGCTGTGTTGCTCGCTATGTTTGTGAACTACTTCAAGTAGAAGAGGCTGTAATTGAAACGATGAAAGCTAATTTGGAAGTGAAAAATGAAACGGATATTTATCCCAATATTCCTACGTATTTGGTAGAGATCTCTCCTGTTTCTTTTCACACAAAAGACCTTCCGTTACAGGTGAGCACTGATACACTAATAAATGAGAAAATCACAGGGTTAAATCAAGATCTTTTATTTACTGCATTAGCAGTACCAAATCCACATTTAATTACGCTTGTAAATAAGGCAGTTCTTGAATCCGATATACAAGAAGGTTTAAGTAAATATGTGAATGGACCAAATGAATACTTTCCAGATGGAGTTAATGTTAGCTTTGTTTCAATCCTAGATAAAGGCAGTATTTATGTCCGTACATATGAACGAGGTGTTGGCTTTACAAATGCATGCGGAACCGCGATGTCAGCTTCTACCCTTGTTTCCATATTAAATGGTTATAATGAGGAAAATAGCTATGTTGATGTGTATAATAATGGTGGCAAAGTTCGATGCTATGTACATAATCAAAATAACCAATATCGAATCGATTTAATCGGAAATGCAACATATGTTTATCGAGCAGATGTTACATTTGACTGGAATGCACTTGATGGTTTTGAAGTAGCGAATAAGCAGTACTTTGAGGCTGAAGCTATTCAATATAAAAAACTACAAGATGAAGCAAAAAAGTATGTAGAGACTCATTTAAAGTAA
- a CDS encoding glycerol-3-phosphate responsive antiterminator: MNQHIIPASSNMKEFEAFLKSDYEIGVFLEVHISQLKHISLLAKQANKKMIYHVDLIQGLKSDDFGTEFICQEFKPYGVISTKSSVILKAKQKNVIAIQRVFLLDSHAIAKSVKLVQRTHPDYIEVLPGTMPWMINEIKNSLNVPILAGGLIRTEEDVRKAIEAGATAITTSKKELWQGIK; encoded by the coding sequence ATGAATCAGCATATCATACCAGCATCATCAAATATGAAAGAATTCGAAGCTTTTTTAAAAAGCGATTATGAAATTGGCGTGTTTTTGGAAGTGCATATTTCTCAATTAAAGCATATTAGCCTCCTTGCGAAACAGGCAAATAAAAAAATGATTTATCATGTTGATTTAATTCAAGGATTAAAAAGCGATGATTTTGGCACAGAGTTTATTTGCCAGGAGTTTAAGCCATATGGAGTCATTTCTACAAAATCATCTGTCATTTTAAAAGCAAAGCAGAAAAATGTAATAGCTATACAAAGAGTATTTTTGCTGGACAGTCATGCCATTGCCAAAAGCGTTAAACTCGTTCAAAGAACCCATCCAGATTATATTGAAGTACTACCAGGAACAATGCCTTGGATGATTAATGAAATTAAAAACAGTTTAAATGTGCCAATTCTTGCAGGGGGTTTAATTCGAACAGAAGAAGATGTTAGAAAAGCAATTGAGGCAGGTGCCACGGCAATTACTACTTCCAAAAAAGAATTGTGGCAAGGGATAAAGTGA
- a CDS encoding ATP-dependent DNA ligase yields the protein MKPIKPFEPILTEVIPKGDQWIAQVKWDGTRILTYYDGDRTQLFNRKKNEKTQQYPELLKPSSFIQAKNCILDGEVIALQDGKPSFYEVMRRDRLRNLERLSELQEKVPITYMIFDILFLDGNWLVDKPLQERQQILSEKISGNEVVQLVESFSDTQGLFEVCQQHQLEGIVCKDLESSYTINGKDARWRKRKKEQDLIAIVGGVTIKNNIVHSLHLGLFDKVGKLFYIGSAGSGKLSANDWVTITKVMEPIIIQDCPFFNQCDVKGGVWLRPALTVKISFLEWTEGKTLRHPVIESFVTVPIEECKLE from the coding sequence ATGAAACCAATAAAGCCATTTGAACCAATATTAACAGAAGTAATTCCAAAAGGCGATCAGTGGATTGCTCAGGTAAAGTGGGATGGAACAAGAATCCTCACTTATTATGATGGGGATAGAACGCAATTATTTAATCGAAAGAAAAATGAAAAAACACAACAATATCCAGAGCTATTAAAACCAAGTTCATTTATCCAGGCAAAAAATTGCATTCTCGATGGGGAAGTAATTGCATTACAGGATGGAAAACCGTCGTTTTATGAAGTAATGAGGCGTGATAGGTTACGAAATCTCGAACGATTGAGTGAGTTGCAAGAAAAAGTTCCCATTACATATATGATTTTTGATATCCTCTTTTTGGATGGTAACTGGCTAGTAGACAAACCTTTACAGGAAAGACAGCAAATATTAAGTGAAAAAATTTCTGGAAATGAAGTTGTGCAACTTGTCGAAAGTTTTTCAGATACACAAGGTTTATTTGAGGTTTGTCAGCAGCATCAACTGGAGGGAATTGTATGTAAGGACCTTGAAAGTTCTTATACAATAAATGGAAAAGATGCTAGATGGCGTAAGAGAAAAAAAGAGCAGGATTTAATCGCTATAGTAGGTGGAGTTACGATAAAAAATAATATAGTCCATTCTCTTCATCTCGGATTATTTGATAAGGTGGGTAAGTTATTCTATATTGGAAGTGCTGGCTCAGGCAAGCTGTCAGCAAACGATTGGGTCACTATAACAAAAGTAATGGAGCCGATTATCATACAAGATTGTCCTTTTTTTAATCAATGCGATGTGAAGGGAGGAGTTTGGTTAAGACCAGCGCTCACTGTAAAAATTTCCTTTTTAGAATGGACAGAAGGAAAAACTTTGAGGCACCCTGTGATTGAATCATTTGTAACTGTCCCAATTGAAGAATGCAAATTAGAATAA
- a CDS encoding MIP/aquaporin family protein, which yields MSAFMGEVIGTMILIVFGGGVVAGANLKKAFSNGGGWIVITIAWGLAVTMGVFAVGSISGAHLNPAVTIALAITGDFPWNEVVPYILAQMIGAFLGACIVYLHYLPHWGATKDSDAKLAVFSTGPAIPHTFSNILSELIGTFMLVLGLLFIGANNFTEGLNPIAVGLLIVVIGMSLGGTTGYAINPARDLGPRIAHFVLPIAGKGSSNFRYAWIPVAGPILGGSLAANVYTYLFKGVVLSSFWVVIAINVLILLLAFFITKGESKSIGKKVA from the coding sequence ATGTCTGCTTTTATGGGAGAAGTTATTGGAACGATGATTTTGATTGTGTTTGGAGGAGGAGTAGTCGCAGGGGCGAATTTAAAGAAAGCGTTCTCTAATGGCGGTGGCTGGATTGTCATTACCATTGCATGGGGATTAGCTGTAACAATGGGTGTATTTGCTGTAGGCAGTATTAGTGGTGCTCACTTAAACCCAGCAGTTACGATTGCTCTTGCGATTACAGGAGATTTCCCGTGGAATGAAGTAGTACCTTATATTTTGGCACAAATGATTGGTGCATTTCTAGGAGCATGCATTGTTTATTTACACTATCTTCCACATTGGGGTGCAACAAAGGATTCTGACGCAAAACTGGCTGTATTTTCAACAGGACCAGCTATCCCACATACTTTTTCTAATATTTTAAGTGAATTGATTGGAACGTTTATGCTAGTGCTTGGTTTGTTGTTCATTGGAGCAAATAATTTTACAGAAGGACTTAACCCAATTGCTGTAGGTTTATTGATTGTTGTAATCGGAATGTCATTAGGAGGCACTACGGGTTATGCGATTAATCCAGCACGTGATCTTGGTCCAAGAATTGCTCATTTTGTGTTACCGATTGCGGGAAAAGGATCCTCTAATTTCCGTTATGCGTGGATTCCAGTAGCTGGACCGATTCTTGGCGGTTCTCTAGCAGCTAATGTTTATACTTATCTTTTTAAAGGTGTTGTCTTATCAAGCTTTTGGGTTGTTATAGCGATAAATGTACTTATATTATTGCTTGCATTTTTTATTACAAAAGGGGAAAGTAAGAGTATTGGTAAAAAAGTAGCGTGA
- the ku gene encoding non-homologous end joining protein Ku: protein MHTMWKGNISFGLVSIPIKLHSAIEDKDIKLRTLHKACHAPIKYEKKCSACEKEVAPEEIVKAYEYAKGKYVVLDEEDLESLRKENEDKAVEIIDFVKMDEIDPIYFEKCYYMSSGEGGNKAYALLRQALQETGKVGIAKIIIRSKEQLAIIRVYENTLVMETIHFPDEVRKVEDVPNVPAANQIEKKELETAILLIDQLTTEFTPEKYIDEYRTALLELIEAKKAGKEVVTGADKPKESNVMDLMAALQASIDNTKPKKTEEKKKKPTRKKVVKEA from the coding sequence ATGCATACAATGTGGAAAGGAAATATAAGCTTTGGTCTAGTAAGCATCCCAATTAAGCTGCATTCTGCTATAGAGGATAAAGACATTAAGTTAAGAACGCTTCATAAGGCATGTCATGCTCCGATTAAATATGAAAAGAAGTGTTCCGCTTGTGAAAAAGAAGTGGCCCCAGAAGAAATAGTAAAGGCATATGAGTATGCTAAAGGTAAATATGTAGTCCTTGATGAAGAAGATTTGGAAAGTCTACGGAAAGAAAACGAAGACAAAGCAGTAGAGATTATTGACTTTGTAAAAATGGATGAGATTGACCCGATCTATTTTGAAAAATGTTATTATATGTCGTCAGGAGAAGGGGGAAATAAAGCATATGCTTTGCTGAGACAAGCATTACAAGAAACAGGGAAAGTAGGCATAGCAAAAATTATCATTCGTTCTAAAGAGCAGCTGGCTATTATTCGTGTATATGAAAATACACTTGTGATGGAGACAATCCATTTTCCTGATGAAGTCCGCAAAGTAGAGGATGTTCCTAATGTGCCGGCAGCCAATCAAATAGAAAAAAAGGAGTTAGAAACAGCCATTTTATTAATAGACCAATTAACAACAGAATTTACTCCTGAAAAATACATCGATGAATATCGAACCGCACTACTTGAATTAATTGAAGCAAAAAAAGCTGGAAAAGAAGTTGTTACAGGTGCGGATAAACCAAAAGAATCTAATGTGATGGATTTAATGGCCGCACTTCAAGCTTCGATTGACAATACAAAACCAAAGAAAACAGAAGAAAAGAAAAAAAAGCCAACAAGAAAGAAAGTTGTTAAAGAGGCTTAA
- a CDS encoding EAL and HDOD domain-containing protein, with protein MEVFVARQPLFNRMEEVYGYELLYRDNNINSFPNVDGDQATTGLIINSFLNIGMEKLSDGKPCFINFTENLLELRLPTYFQPRDIIIEILETVVPSQKIIDICLELKQLGYKLALDDFIFDKSNGYAHSLLLLADMLKVDFKHTSKEVREELESLAKKHDIELVAEKLETREEYEQAKKSGYHYFQGYYFSRPLIMTSHDVPTYIHTYYKILELLNEETPDINRISKLIEQDISLSYKLLKLINTLGFGMKQKVTSIKNAIIYIGLIELQKWIYILTVREKDWKNGISFEVMHNCLIRSKMCESVAKLIPERLEYGSFFLTGMFSLMDTIMNQDMETILSDLPLDESIVHALSGKKNMQREVLQLVIAAETADWTSIGLGCKELNIQEKELFKVYAESISWAKKLLDEDYL; from the coding sequence ATGGAAGTTTTTGTGGCGAGGCAGCCACTATTTAATCGAATGGAAGAAGTTTATGGATATGAATTACTTTATCGTGATAATAATATTAATTCATTTCCGAATGTAGATGGAGATCAAGCGACTACAGGTTTAATTATTAATAGTTTTTTAAATATTGGGATGGAAAAATTATCAGATGGAAAACCTTGTTTTATCAATTTTACAGAAAACTTGTTAGAACTTAGGCTTCCTACATATTTTCAACCAAGGGACATTATAATAGAAATTCTAGAGACAGTTGTTCCAAGTCAAAAAATTATTGATATTTGTTTAGAACTTAAACAATTAGGTTATAAATTAGCTTTAGATGATTTTATCTTTGACAAAAGCAATGGATATGCACATTCCTTATTATTATTAGCAGATATGCTTAAAGTCGACTTCAAGCATACATCAAAAGAAGTACGGGAAGAGTTGGAATCGCTAGCTAAAAAACATGATATTGAATTGGTTGCAGAAAAGCTTGAGACAAGGGAAGAGTATGAACAAGCCAAAAAAAGTGGTTATCACTATTTTCAAGGCTATTATTTTTCTAGACCATTAATTATGACTTCCCACGATGTACCAACTTATATCCACACGTATTATAAAATTCTAGAACTTTTGAATGAGGAAACCCCAGATATTAATCGCATTTCAAAGTTGATTGAACAGGATATTTCTTTATCCTACAAGCTTTTGAAATTAATAAACACATTAGGGTTTGGGATGAAACAAAAAGTTACTAGCATAAAAAATGCTATTATTTATATAGGTCTTATAGAGCTTCAAAAATGGATTTATATTCTTACAGTTAGAGAAAAAGACTGGAAGAATGGCATCTCTTTTGAAGTGATGCATAATTGTTTAATTCGTTCTAAAATGTGTGAATCAGTAGCAAAGTTAATACCAGAAAGATTGGAATATGGAAGTTTTTTTTTAACAGGGATGTTTTCTCTAATGGATACTATTATGAATCAAGATATGGAAACCATTCTATCAGATTTGCCTTTAGATGAATCAATTGTCCATGCCCTTTCAGGAAAGAAAAATATGCAGCGAGAAGTGCTCCAATTGGTAATTGCAGCAGAAACTGCAGATTGGACAAGCATCGGACTCGGTTGTAAAGAATTAAATATACAAGAAAAAGAATTGTTTAAAGTATATGCAGAATCCATTTCATGGGCTAAAAAGCTTTTAGATGAAGATTATTTATAA